The Salmo trutta chromosome 6, fSalTru1.1, whole genome shotgun sequence genome has a window encoding:
- the LOC115195876 gene encoding zinc finger protein 438, with translation MMKSLQFRSIAPKAPAAVVPSPTAVLSCQHPSALPEAASTAVSPKSILVPAQNYALMQVAGQEGTFSLVALPPSVSNQSPQQQQPQQQTIQKNLKLPIPRYQPMRAKNTPEKVKLATPTAVTTRPQRSIAAVKKKLSLPEPKEEPSKQVILIDSTASSEISALTALLPDNAVLYSGSPLEQVAVVDTTINHMSTPAPGPGPVTSMLQNLQYPSGGFTKSSPVKLPQEESNIKVGIKPCQPKPVAQQPQPASSSITVLSPAIFSKAVQIIPSPPKGKLPILPYSNIKSTLIPATKLNLNAMSPKKAFPSQPGLPGLTPYPSDPQSKTPETAEALCQNHMPSSLLQSQPQAKTTGTLSLLGTLQMQKPPGKKRGRKRKTMEDILAFEARKKRSLSFFRRRVPEKPSPSTVISQQREVDISKKYRSIRPKPHHMLLMETVPQLVSLPSLTSSDSLEPELLVGHQLSAKVLEPGPRQPQSASTTLHLRGGSSSQRVYLGSSRPLHHCPTCSRCFQFKHHLQSHMNSHTNSRPYICPVCRKAYAHSGSLSTHMKLHHSEGRPRRTLRCEFCEKAFGYVGVYFSHLREVHKVILTVEPSISQHEDDVPVEGAMSPDQGDEQGQEEREDPVELQIKCGRCQAITPTFADMKLHLLYVHGEEVQVRLRDGAGGLGGALQGGREAEDELVKHAAHYWRQLNEKRNLVRCGSCDEEFFSFSKLKRHILSHHQGGAEDDGNGDGEGEPTGRSARGGRGVLRQGSVFNCVLCSQVLDSKEEVMEHWTVHHHCEETQVLWEALSSYSGDREMDLPSHSPH, from the exons ATGATGAAGAGCCTCCAGTTCAGAAGCATCGCCCCCAAGGCCCCAGCAGCGGTAGTTCCCTCCCCGACCGCCGTCCTGTCATGCCAGCACCCCTCTGCCCTCCCAGAAGCAGCCTCTACAGCCGTCAGCCCTAAATCCATCCTGGTCCCGGCCCAGAACTATGCCCTGATGCAGGTGGCAGGACAGGAGGGCACCTTCTCTCTAGTGGCCCTGCCGCCCTCCGTATCCAATCAATCTCCACAGCAACAACAGCCGCAGCAACAGACAATCCAGAAGAACCTGAAGCTGCCCATCCCCAGGTACCAGCCAATGAGAGCCAAGAACACCCCGGAGAAGGTCAAATTAGCCACACCCACTGCCGTGACAACCCGGCCACAAAGGTCAATAGCGGCGGTAAAAAAGAAGTTGTCATTGCCGGAACCCAAGGAGGAGCCATCAAAACAGGTCATACTGATCGACTCCACAGCCTCCTCTGAGATCTCAGCCCTCACAGCCCTGCTCCCGGACAACGCTGTGCTCTACTCTGGATCTCCACTGGAGCAAGTAGCAGTGGTGGACACCACCATCAACCACATGTCTACTCCTGCCCCCGGCCCGGGCCCCGTCACCAGCATGCTGCAGAACCTCCAATACCCATCTGGCGGTTTTACTAAAAGCTCCCCAGTCAAACTGCCACAGGAAGAGAGCAACATTAAGGTTGGCATTAAGCCATGCCAACCCAAGCCTGTAGCCCAACAGCCACAGCCAGCTAGTAGCAGcatcactgtcctctctccagccATCTTCAGCAAAGCTGTCCAGATTATACCCTCCCCACCCAAAGGCAAGTTGCCCATTCTGCCCTACTCGAACATAAAAAGCACCCTCATACCAGCCACCAAACTCAACCTCAACGCCATGTCCCCCAAGAAGGCTTTCCCCAGCCAGCCTGGCTTGCCCGGCCTTACCCCGTATCCTTCTGATCCCCAGTCCAAGACCCCAGAGACTGCCGAGGCCCTCTGTCAGAACCACATGCCAAGCTCCCTGCTGCAGAGCCAGCCTCAGGCCAAGACCACAGGCACCCTGTCGCTGCTGGGAACGCTTCAGATGCAGAAACCACCGggcaagaagagagggaggaagaggaaaacAATGGAGGATATTCTGGCTTTTGAGGCAAGGAAGAAGAGATCCTTGTCGTTCTTTCGGAGGAGGGTTCCAGAGAAGCCTTCTCCTTCGACTGTCATCTCGCAGCAGAGGGAAGTGGACATCTCTAAGAAGTACCGCAGCATCAGACCCAAGCCTCACCACATGCTGCTGATGGAGACAGTTCCCCAGCTGGTCAGCCTgccctccctcacctcctctgACAGCCTGGAACCAGAGCTCCTCGTAGGTCACCAACTCTCTGCCAAGGTCCTGGAGCCTGGTCCTCGCCAGCCCCAGTCAGCCTCTACCACACTTCACCTGAGAGGGGGAAGCTCCTCTCAAAGGGTCTACCTGGGCAGTAGCCGGCCCCTCCACCACTGCCCCACCTGCAGCCGCTGCTTCCAGTTCAAACACCACTTGCAGAGCCATATGAACAGCCACACCAACAGTAGGCCTTACATCTGTCCAGTGTGTCGTAAGGCCTATGCCCATTCCGGCTCGCTCAGCACTCACATGAAGCTGCACCACTCAGAGGGCCGACCACGCCGGACGCTTCGCTGTGAGTTCTGTGAGAAGGCGTTTGGCTACGTGGGCGTGTACTTCAGCCATCTGAGGGAGGTGCATAAGGTTATCCTGACTGTGGAGCCATCCATCAGCCAACATGAAGACGACGTGCCTGTGGAGGG GGCGATGTCTCCAGACCAGGGGGACGAGCAGGGCCAGGAGGAGCGCGAGGACCCGGTGGAGCTCCAGATCAAGTGTGGTCGCTGTCAGGCCATCACCCCCACCTTCGCCGACATGAAGCTGCACCTGCTCTACGTGCACGGGGAGGAGGTGCAGGTGCGCCTGCGGGATGGGGCTGGTGGGCTGGGAGGGGCACTCCAAGGGGGCCGGGAGGCCGAGGACGAGCTGGTGAAACACGCCGCCCACTACTGGCGCCAGCTCAATGAGAAGAGGAACCTAGTCCGCTGTGGGAGCTGTGACGAAGAGTTCTTCTCCTTCTCCAAGCTGAAGCGTCATATCCTCTCCCACCACCAGGGGGGGGCAGAGGACGATGGGAATGGAGACGGAGAGGGGGAGCCGACCGGCCGCTCAGCCCGGGGAGGGAGAGGGGTCCTCAGGCAGGGCTCAGTGTTTAACTGTGTGCTGTGCAGCCAGGTCCTGGACAGTAAGGAGGAGGTGATGGAGcactggacagtccaccaccaCTGTGAGGAGACCCAGGTACTCTGGGAGGCCCTCAGCTCCTACTCAGGGGACAGGGAGATGGACTTGCCCTCTCACAGCCCACATTAA